The nucleotide sequence GGATCATGATTGACTTGTGGAAGTTGATTTTTAGGCATGTGTGTGCTGAGAAATGTTTCAGAAGATTATCCACTTGTTGGAGTTGTCTTGGACTTGCCGGTAGAATCAGAGTTGTATCATCTGCATACTGAATTACTGGAAAATCTTGGTTGGAGTTTGAAGGCAGTGGGTGTTGAATGAGATTTTCTACCATTGCTTTATTCAATATAGTTTGTAGGAAGTCGACAGCTAATACACACAAAAGAGGTGAATATGGATCCCCTTGTCTCACTCCCCTCTTGTAGTGGAATTGCTTCCCAGGCACCCCATTTAGTAGAACTGAGGAGTAACCTGAGCTGAATATCATCTTGCTCCACCTTATCCAATTTTGTCCAAATCCTCTAGCTTTTAAAATGTCCAGAATTGTCTCATGTTCAATCATGTCAAATGCCTTCTCAAAGTCTAGTTTCAAAAGGATCATTGGTTTCTTAGATTGCTGACATTGATGTATGAATTCAAATGCCCAAGCAAGAGAGTCTTGTACAGACCTATTTttaatgaaaccatattggtttGTATGAACTAGCTATAGGATGATTTCTTGAAGTCCGTTGGCCAGCAATTTTGTAATGATTTTAATTGAGAATTTGAGCAAAGAAATTGGCCTGAAATCTGTTGGGTTCTGAGGATTGTCTTTTTGGGTACCAGAGTGATATAAGACCCATTGATAGGTTGAAGGTCTATGGATCCTAAATAGAAGTCATTGATTAGCTCATAGAAATCCTCAGCAATTATGTTCCAACATGATTTTATAAATGCTCCATTAAATCCATCAAGTCCTGGTGCCTTATCAGCAGGGAACTCTTTGATCGCTTCACCAATTTCTTTttttgtgaaaggagcttccagCTCTGCCAGATTTTGATTGTTTGTCAGCAATTCCTCTAAGTTAAAGAAATTGCTGATTGGATTGAAAGTCCCCATCCTGTTTTTGAAAGCTCTCCATAAAATAGCAGATTTGGCCTGATGTTTTGTGTGCTCTGCTTGATTTTCATCCAGGAGGGATTTGATGCTATTCTTCCTGTACTTAATGGTGGCCTTGGCTTGGAAAAAGTTTGTGTTCTCATCTCCAAATTTGATCCAACGAATTGTTGCCCTTTGTTTCCAATAAATGTTCTGGTAGGACAAGAGATTTTTTAAGTGCTACTTGATAATATTCCTTCCATTTGTTTCTGCAGTGGATAGTGCTCTATATTCTTTCAAAATGTCAAGGAGCAGAATTAGCTGGTTGGAGTTTTTAATCAGCATGGCTAATTGGGATATGCTCTTTGACCAGATCTTTAATCCCTTCCCCGGTCTCTTCAATTTAGCTGTAATTTTCTTATTACTTGAACTAGCCTGAACTTCTTGCTCCCAAATATTCTTAACTGTATCTTGAAATCCTGGGATTTTTAACCAGAAATTTTCAAACCTAAAAATAGTTGCTTTGGGGATGCTTGTTCCTATTTGGATAACACATGGGACATGATCAGAAATTGGTTTAGCCAAACAGTAAGCACTGGTATTTGGGTAGTTGAGTGTCCAAGATTCTGAGGAAAAGCACCGGTCCAATTTTTTCAAAAGTGGGGCTTGTTGCATGTTGCTCCAGGTAAAGCTTCTACCTTTTATTGGGATTTCCACCAGTCCCAGATTATTGATTACAGCATTGAAGTTCATCATATCCTGTATATCCCGACCTGGTCTGCTTCTGTTATTGGAATATCTAATGTAGTTAAAATCCCCAACTACAAGCCAGTCCCAGTCTGTGGGCATGTCAATATTTTGAAACCAATCAAGGAATTCTGCTCTTCTCTCAGTATGACATGGCCCATATATGTTGGTTAAAAGATCCATTTGTTTCCATTACAGTTTGTGGTCAATTCTATCGACAGGGCAAAAGTATTCCGAAACATCTTATGTCCTTCAAAGATCTTATCATTCCAGGCCACCAATAATCCACCTGATGCTCCCACAGAAGGTACATATTCAAATTTATTTAATCTTTTGGGCATTGCATTTCTGAGAAATGTAGACTCAACACACGATCTTCTTCATCCACACAATAATAGTCTATGGCGGCTGCCAATCGACCTTGCCCCGCCGAAGCTCCCATTTTGCAGTTGTCGTCCCGTCCAATTCGTCGAAGATCGCTTCCGGCCGACCTTCCAACCCACATGGGAGTAGGTCATGGAGGCACCACCGGCGCTACCAATGCCACTTCTTGTTCGCTGCCGCCGACAGCTCTTCCGGCAAGTCACAACCTAGTTCATGGTAATGTCAAGCCCATATTATTAATTATGTACTGTATTGAATTTTCACAAGTCCACCAAATTGTTTTGTACAACATTCTGCAATCCATCGTCTACGAATCATTTTTTCAAAAGTCTATCAATTCCTAGTCTCGCAGTATTTTCTAATGGAAACAATAGtccatcattttttctcttttgCGTATCATTTCCATCTAATTTGAGTGTTGCTGAATGGGCTAGTAGGTTATTTTACCCTATACTAGTCAGCCCGTAAGACCCTGTATAACTAGTCGATTTTATTGTTAGAGCTAGTTTCTTAGAAGTATCACTAACTGAAAAACCACTGCATATGAATAAGTCTGTAGCAACCTTGTTTTTATGAAATCAAACTAAACTGTTTTTGTATATAATCAAATTGAGTTCAGTTCAGCTCTGACAAAGAAGATGCTATATCTTGTTTAAAAAATACATTTGTTAAGCCATAAAGAAGACTATATTTTTTGCAATGAGATAGACCCCATTTTAGAAATTGGCATAGGTCCAGTGATTTCAGCGGCCCGGTCCTGAGTGTGCGTGATTCATTCGGCTTTGTAAGAGTGTCACATTATCATGTATCTTTTGGCTGTGTGCTATATTTTTTTTAACAGTACACAGGCACAtgtgctcatatacacgcgcatacactcacatCTATGAACATACACACGCATATCCTATCCTTATAAACACCTTCGAAagattgagccggcatatcatcttgaaatttacgaagtcaccatagacaCCTCGTCTAAAAATAAATGTgagcatcaggacttgaaccctgatggactGGAGATACCACAGTCTatctaaccatccaatcacacaTTGGTTCGAAGAAGAAATATGCCTTTCGACGTGTCGAGGTTACGCTCCGTTGGACGTCATATCACCTTGTAGGTAGGTAGGTACGGGTTGTGGCCAGAAATGAAGCGCATAGCATACTTTATCCTCACGTTCGCTCTGGAAACTGAAAAAATAATCCGTGATCAATTCGTCTTCCCACAGCCACGTCCTAAAATGAAAGAGGCAAACCAAGGAGCCTGCGACAGAGAGTCGCGGAGGACAGTCGTCATGTACCCTGCGCCTGGCGCAGGCCATTTGATCCCCACGGTGGAGTTTGGCAGGCTGCTTGTGTCGCATGGCCTCGCGGTCATCGTCGTTCAGCGTGGCCTTCCGGCCGGCAACGCCACAGCTCCCGCGTCCTCCCTGTACGGCAACGGCGACGCTTCAGCCAGCCCCTTTCTCTCTTTCCACTACATCCCGGAGCCGCCACTCCCGCACGGGGTGCCGGAGGGCGACCATGTGGCCAAGGTTTTCGAGCTTACACGCGCTTCCAACCCTGAGCTCCGTGATTTCCTCCGCGTCACCTCCCCGGCGGCCCTCCTCCTCGACTTCTTCTGCTACAGCGCCGCCGATGTCGCGGCAGAGATCGGCATCCCGGCGTATTTCTTCTTCCAGAGTTGCACGGCCAGCCTGGCTGTATTGCTCCACCTGCCCGTCATCCACGGGCAAAACGATGTGAGCATGCGTGACCTCGGCGGCGAGCTCGTGCACGTGCCTGGCGTCACTCCTATACCGGCGCACGACCTCCCCGCTGCTTTCCTCGATCGGAGCAGCCTGAGCTATAAGCATTTCCTCGCCTTGTCCGAACAGCTGTGCAAGTCGCACGGCGTTATTGTGAACAGCTGCCGATCCCTGGAGCCGCGCGCCACCGACGCCGTCGCCTCCGGCCTCTGCACGCCCCCGGGGCGCACGACACCGCCCTTATTTTGTGTCGGCCCACTGGTACAATCTGCGGAGGTAGCCGAGAAGCAAGGCGAAGAGTGCCTTGCGTGGCTAGACACGCAGCCGAAGGCCAGCGTGCTGTTCCTCTGCTTCGGCAGTATGGGTCGGTTCAGCGCCGAGCAGATCAAGGAGATGGCGGCGGGTCTGGAGATGAGTGGCCAACGGTTCCTCTGGGTCGTACGCAGCCCGCCGGGCGGCAACGAGCAGCCGGGCGAGCCGGAGCTGGACGTGCTGCTCCCGAATGGCTTCCTGGACAGGACTAAGGACAGAGGGCTGGTGGTCACGTCGTGGGCGCCGCAGCGGGAAGTGCTGGCCCACGAAACAGTGGGCGGGTTCGTGACCCATTGCGGGTGGAACTCGGTGCTGGAGGCGGTCATGGCGGGTGTGCCGATGCTGGGGTGGCCGCTGTACGCGGAGCAGCGGATGAACAAGGTATTTTTGGTGGAGGGGATGCAGCTAGGCGTGGCGATGGAACCAGGCCCAGATGGCTTCGTGACGGCAAAGGAGATCGAGGGGAAGGTCACTTGGCTGATGAGTTCTGATGGCGGGAGGGAGCTTCGGGAGCGTACTTTGGTGGCCATGAGAGAGGCAAGGGAGGCCCTCAGCGCCGGTGGGGATTCCACGGCGGCACTTCTGCAGCTCGTGCAAAGGTGGATCATATGACAGGCCTTTTTTTTTCCCGTGGTTTGCAGGGATCATATGAGACTATCCACGATGGAAATAACATAGGTAGTAATATCATACATATCTAGATAGAATAGATGATGTGCCaagtaataaatgaagaaagagaagaaaatagtaacatagctagttactagtagtatgagtaacatcacacatatcaaggcaagatgtgtctatagcttAATAAATGAAGTATTgtatgttaccacacatatattaCTCCTCACTATAGAGAtaataacatagactagtaacatgtttatgttactactctatgttactactcattgtggctagtctgacaCGCTCTGTTTGCCTGCCCCTGCATGCCAGAGCAGCCACACCTTCACTAGTTTGATGTGTCGGTCATGTTCTTTATCAATATTCTCGTCAATGTAATCACACACAATTCTCTTGTGTCTTCCTGAGGCAAATGGCCGGTTAATTACATTTCACGCCATTAAATTCGTGCAACCAAATGTACCGCAAGAGTTGGTCTTGTAGATGCAACTCTGAGTGCATACACTCCAGAAACCTTTCGTATTGAGGGTATCGTTACAAGTAGTATCCTGCATGTCAACAAGATAATTTTGCTGGGGTGACATACCATTAAATTAACAAAGAAAAAGTTTGATATGTGTTATGCATGACAATGAATGAAGTTGTCTAAAATCTAACATATGATACTATCTGCTAGGGTAttacatgcatgatactccctccgttcataaatataaaatGTGATATTTTAGTATGTACTACATGAGAGTGGCGTTTTGGTGGCCGAGCACCCTGCAGGCCGGAATCTGGCGCCGTGCAGTAGAGCGCTGCGATGCGTGCACGCTTATTTTGTCAGTTGTATACGGTAGCTGCTAATTTGAAATACATCGGTGCCCTGGGCTGGTGTGCCAGGCTTGTACGTGGGCCTCGGGTGCGCCCTGGATACACAGGCACTTCCTGTGCTTGCTGGGCTCGTTAGAAAACAGCTCATGTAGGTGATGGGTGGCAGGTGCGATATTAATCCTGGGCCCAACTGGCAACGCAGGTGACTTAACGCCCCAGAGCGGTGCTTCTTCCTACCCTCGTCAGTCATTCATCCCCTTCCAGTTCGTGGCTGTGTGGAGCGGCGTTTCGCCATGGATGGCCTCGAGTTCTTCTTTGAGGAAG is from Triticum aestivum cultivar Chinese Spring chromosome 3A, IWGSC CS RefSeq v2.1, whole genome shotgun sequence and encodes:
- the LOC123061979 gene encoding anthocyanidin 5,3-O-glucosyltransferase, whose translation is MKRIAYFILTFALETEKIIRDQFVFPQPRPKMKEANQGACDRESRRTVVMYPAPGAGHLIPTVEFGRLLVSHGLAVIVVQRGLPAGNATAPASSLYGNGDASASPFLSFHYIPEPPLPHGVPEGDHVAKVFELTRASNPELRDFLRVTSPAALLLDFFCYSAADVAAEIGIPAYFFFQSCTASLAVLLHLPVIHGQNDVSMRDLGGELVHVPGVTPIPAHDLPAAFLDRSSLSYKHFLALSEQLCKSHGVIVNSCRSLEPRATDAVASGLCTPPGRTTPPLFCVGPLVQSAEVAEKQGEECLAWLDTQPKASVLFLCFGSMGRFSAEQIKEMAAGLEMSGQRFLWVVRSPPGGNEQPGEPELDVLLPNGFLDRTKDRGLVVTSWAPQREVLAHETVGGFVTHCGWNSVLEAVMAGVPMLGWPLYAEQRMNKVFLVEGMQLGVAMEPGPDGFVTAKEIEGKVTWLMSSDGGRELRERTLVAMREAREALSAGGDSTAALLQLVQRWII